A stretch of DNA from candidate division WOR-3 bacterium:
AAGGCCGATCCTACTCCAGCCGAAATGATTCTACACGCTCAGAATGGCAATGCAAACGGCGCAGGATACGAAGAAACACAAGACGAACTTCGCAAAATACGTAACGTAACACTATAGTAATATATGACTTAGCACTCATGGCCCACCGCTGGAGTCGGCACTAGGATTACCATCCGTCCCACGAACCGGGGAACGACTCCCCCAACGACTCCCTGGGTCGCCTGTCGGTTCGTCCCTTGAGTGAACCCACCGGTGAATCAACAGGCTATTCAGGGAACTAACTGACGATACATCAGTGGGTTGACTTACCTGGCTGCTGGCCTATTCGTCTATTGAGCGATATGGCGATACAATGGCAGGTTTATCCGTTGGTTCGATTGACGGATTACTGGACGGTTCAGTGCAGAAGCCGGTCGGCAAATCGCCCGTCGGATTGTCTTGCAGGAGGTCTGCGGCACGGTTTGCCGGATAGAGATGTAGGTTCATGGTGGTCCTGAGAGCACGTCGGCGGTTCATGACCGTTAGGATCGTGCTTTGTGCTAGGGGCTAGCCGAGTGCTTGGCCAAGTACTCTGAACAGCCGGAGAGTGGCGACTTCGCTCAGGTTCGCACATACGCAGCGCTGAAAGGATGTCAGGAGGCCATCCTTGTTTATCCTGCCACACTCCAGCGTCCGCTAGATACCACTCCTCGCGGCATAAGGGTAAGAAGCGCAACCTTCCTTCTGGGCCGTGACCTGGAGGAGGGAGGAAATTCTTTTCTCGACGAATTACTGGAACGCAACCGGTCGGACTAAAAAACACTTGCCCCTAATACCCGGGGGCGGTAATTTTCCAACGGTTACAGTCTGGTCTGCCCTGGTCTCTGACGCTATCCAAGCTGCGAGGTGCAATGCGGACAGCGCTTGGCCGCGATGGGGATGGCTGTCGCGCAGTGCGGGCATTCCTTGGTGTTGGCCGGTGCTGGCACCGGCTGACGCCGCAGCCGGTTCATACCCTTCACCAGAAGAAACACGCAGAAAGCGATGATGATGAAGCTGATAATGGTGTTGATGAAAAGACCGAGGTTCATCGTCACTGCGCCCGCGGCTCTGGCATCAGCAAGCGCCGGATACGGCCCGGGTGTAGCGCCTTCTTTGAGCAGTATGTACAGATTGGAAAAATCAACCTTGCCTAGAAGTAGACCAATTGGCGGCATCAGAACGTCGTCCACAAGCGACTTGACGATGGTACCAAATGCCGCACCGATGATGATGCCCACGGCCATATCCATTACGCTGCCCCGGAGAACGAACTCCTTGAACTCCTTCAGCATTTCTCCTCCTCTCTCGAATCAGTATACTGTCCGTCTGTGGTCTTGCTGCTGGAGTGAATCGGGCCTGCCAGAAAGCCCAGAACCAGCGCCACCAGCGCGTCAATCTCTGAGCGCAGGGTGATTGTCTTCCCCGGCCTTGCGCTCCTGATGTTTGCAATCGCGGCCGTACCTGCAATCATGCGACCCTCGATGTCGACTGACTGAAGCACCTCCAGTAGTTTCTCCTGGGTCTCGTGCTCGTCGAAGTCCAGCCCTGGGTAACGGTGAGACCACCGTCGCAGCTTTGTCATCCATTCGAGCAGTTCGTGATTCTGCATCATCGCTTCTACCTGTGAACTACCGGGTTACGACTACCTTCCGGACGGCTTGAGCTTGCCTTCCTCTCACAAAGTACACGCCTGGACTCAGCCCGCTCACGTCATTTGGGCCGATGCGCAACTCCATAATCTTTCGCCCTGCGATGTCCAGCAGTTCTGCCCTGTATCCTGTATTCTGTCTGCCGCCTACCATCCTCAGCACTCCACGCACGATGCTTGGGCCGGACTTGTATCTCGTGGCCTGTGGCTTGTAGCCTTCTTCGATTCCCACAGGTACATGCGCTCCGGCCAGCTTGGCCACCGTGGCTACAAGCGCTCTAATGAGCTCAACGTGTAATGGCATGTTGTTCGTACCGCAGTTGACGTAGTGGAATGGACCGATGGTATCACCAGTCGTATGGTACATCGGAGTCCGGTCCCGGTATCGGCCACGGATAGCCAGATATCCGTACTTCCAGAACGAGTAGTGGTCTGATGCCGGGTCATTCAGCAGGTATTTCCTGCACTTCAGGTCGGTGAAGGTATCGGCCTGCGCCACGAAGAACTCGGCAAACTGTTCAGTCTGGGGCAGCATTGATGTGTACACAATGAGCAAGGAATCCACTAGACCGTAGGAGACCATGTCGAAGTTGATTGCCAAGGCAATGGAATCGCCCCGGTCCCGGCTCCGGCGCACAAAGCTGTCCGAACCAACCAAACCCTGTTCTTCTCCAGAAAACCCGATGAACAGTACCGTCCTCTCGAACTCGATGCCTTGAAATACCCGGCATGCCTCCAGCACTGCGTTCGCGCCTGATGCGTTGTCGTCGGACCCGGGTGCCAGAGTGTTCGGCGACTCCGAGGTGCAATCCACGTGACCGCAGATAACATACAACTGCCTGGGATTCATCCGTCCCAGCTTCATGCCGATAACGTTCGGAGCATAGTTGGACCGAAATGTATCAAGCCAGGTACTGTCGCACCCGTAGTCCGCGAATCTCGACCGCACCCAGGCTATCGCCCGGCGGCATGAGTCAGTAGTTGAATACCGGGTTCGGAACTGCCTCAGCCGCACCAGTGTCTGTTCTGAAGTCTCGGCACTGACCCGTGACACGAGTTCTCGTATCAGGCTGTCCAATACGGGCATGGGTTCGGGCACTCGACGATCGTTCCGGAGCACCACGGGCTCCATCCCGATACCACACAGTTCGACCGGTAGGGTGTTCAGACCGAGGACGGCGTCCTCGGTCGTGCGCAAGAGAACGCCCAACTCGTCTTCGGTCAATATCGCGCCGAACGGCTCAAGGGCCTTCCGGTCAAAGCCGGCCGCAGTCATCACGTACACGTAGCTCTTGCTTTCTGGCTCTGTGTCCAGCACGGTTACCCCGAAACCCGCCTGCCTAAGCTGTTGCAGGACGCCGTTATCCGCTTGGCACAGGCAGTATCCGGAACCGACAAACAACACCGGCACGCCTGCACGTGAGACATCGGTCGCGCTCCGGCCCGGCTGCAGGTCCAGGCGTACCAACCAGCTTGACGCAGAGGTGAGCGCGACGAATAGGCACAGGAAAAGTCCGACGCGGATTCTCACGCTCGAAATGCTAAGTCTGGCCGCGCCCAAAGTCAAACCCGATCCGGGCGGCGAAGCTTTGCACTGCACCGAGCGCACGCTCGGCCAAGAGCCGTTTCTTCTCGCGGCCTCTAGCTCTGGACTTGAGCGGCGGCAGAAGCCCGAAGTTCGCATTCATCGGCTGAAAGCGTGGCGCGATACCACCAACCTCTGTCATAGAACATCCTTTTGGTCCCGTTTCTCCTGCGACATACTGTAGCAGACTTCCCATCATCGTCTCTTTCGGCAGCCCGACCGGCTCCCGTCCCTGCGCCAACCGTGCCGCATTGACGCCCGCGACCAGCCCGGCGCCGATTGACTCGACATAGCCTTCAATCCCGGTCAGTTGACCGGTAATAAACAGGTCCAGCCTCGATCGCGTCTGCAAGGTGGGCAGCAACACCTTCGGCCCGTCCAAATAGGTATTCCGGTGCATCGAACCATAGCGCAGAAACTCGGCCTTCTCCAGACCCGGAATCATTCGGAACACCCGCGCCTGTTCGCCGTGCCGCAATCTGGTCTGGAATCCAACCAGATTGTACATCGTGCCATCAGCATTCTCGCGCCGCAATTGCACCACCGCAAACGGCTGTCTGCCTGTTCTGGGATCGGTAAGCCCGACCGGCTTCATCGGCCCGAATGCAGGCGCCATCCTGCCCCTGCGCGCCATCTCCTCTATCGGCAGACAACCTTCAAAGAAGATAAGCTGGGACATGACCGAATTGTCCGACAATTTGGATTGTGCCCCCGATCCGGTAACCACTGGAGCCGGGACTGTATCCCAAGCCCTCACTGGATGCAGCTCGGCTGTAATCAGAGCATCAATGAACTGGTTGTACTCATCTTCTGACATCGGGCAGTTCAGGTAATCCTCGCTCGCACCGTGCCGCGAGCCGGCAAATACGCGGCTCATATCCAAGGACTCCACCGCAACAATCGGCGCAATGGCGTCATAGAAAAATAGCTGCTCAGAACCAAGCAAGGCCGTCAAGGCATCAACCATTGACTGCGAGGTCAGCGGCCCGGTGGCGATGACGATGATGTCTCTGTCGCTTCGAGCCAAAGGCAAGGTGTCCCGCCCTTCAGGTTTCAGAATGGTAGCCTCGGGCAACGCTGTCACCTCCTCCCGCACAACCTCTACTCCGGCTTGGTCAAGCGCTGCCTGTACCTCGGCCGAAAAACGCTTGCGGTCCACCACCAGGGCCTTGCCGCCCGGAATTCGTGCCCGCTCCGCGCACTCAAGCAGAGCCGACCCCAGAATCCGAAGTTCGGCCTTGAGGAGTCCGTGTGCGTTCTGTGGCTCATCTGACTTCAGGGAATTGGAACAGACCAGTTCGGCCACGTCCCCGGTCTGGTGCGCCTCGGTCATCTTTTCCGGGCGCATCTCGCAGAGCCGTACCGGCACTCCGTGCCGGACGCATTGCAGTGCTGCCTCGCAGCCCGCAAGCCCGGCACCGATGACGAGAACGCTCGACGCTCCGCCCATCACTCTCTACGTCGAGGTCCTGACCGACACGCAGTTCTCAGGTTATGCTTTTCGCTCGCGCTTTACTTTCTCTCTGCCCTGACCGTCGCCAAGCGCTTCCGGGCAGCCGGTACGTTCTTCAGGAACCCGTCGAGCTTCTCGCAGGAGTACGCCGCGCAGTATCCGCAGTTCGGCACCTTCTTCCGCTTCGCGCACTTGCGGATGTCACACATTGCATCGCAGTAGTACACATGCGCGCCGTTAGTCAGACACCCGGTGCAGTTGATCTCCTCCGGCTTGAAGTCGTGCCCGAACGACCTGGACCATTCGGCTGCGGTTTTCTTCCGCAGCTCGTTATCGTTCTTCATGGTCGCAATCAGCGCAGGACATACTCCGCAGTCAATTCCACAGTAGGCTATCATCTCTGCCATTGTTCCTCCCTTCTGCTGGTCAGCATTCTCTGCTCCCTACTCTCTTCTCTCTCTTCCCTTCCTAGTAAAGCCCCTGCACGCGCCTGCCGGCCGGGTATTCAACTGTGAACTCAAGGTCAACAACGAAACGGCCCTTACTTTCCAGTTCCGGCTTCCACGTGTAGGTACCCTTGTCCGCATTCTGCGCCAGGAATTTCGGCTCAACCTTGGTCACGTTGACCTTCACTTCACTCTGCTGGGACACGGGAACCTGCTCCACAAGCTCAATCTTGATGGTCTTGGGCAGGTAGTTCTCGACCATCGTCTTGTAGGAGAACTGGGCCTTCTCGGTCTTGGCGAAAAGCCCGCCTCTTGACTTGAAACTCTTCACCAGTTCTCGCGTCACCTTCACCCGCTCATCCACGCCGAAGCTAACCTCGGTTGTCTCGCCCGGCGCGATCGGCGACAGATAACTGGAACCGGTGTACTCATCGCCGACATAGGTGCTGGCCTCGCCAGCAAGAAACACAAACGGCGTGGTGTTGACGATCCGACCTTGCAGAAACGCCTGTGGCCGGGTGCGTGGCAAGCAGTAGTAGCCGTAGTCGGCCGTAAGCCCGGCCTCCCGGAGCAGGAGTTTCTTCGGCGCCTCGCCCGACTTGAGGCTCACGCGGCCGGGTATGACATACTGCAGCGAGATGCCGGTCCCGACCGCCGCCACTTCGTCGTAGCTACGTTCCTGGGCCTCGGCCTTCATCGCCGCACCTGGGGCAAGCATCGTCTCGGCCATCATGCCCGTTTCCGCTCCCAGACGTCGGACCTCGACCAACGACAGGTACCACGGTTCCGGCTCAGGTGCGATTATGCCAAACTCTGGCCTTGAGGTAGAAAGTACAACTCTTACCTGGTCCCAGTCCTCGCCGGTCTTCTGACTGAGCTTGCAGAAGTAAGCCAGCCCGACCTTGTCTTGGTCCGGCCTGGCTCTAAGCTCGTAGTACGGCACCCAGCTTGCGCCATACGACACCGCATAGGAAAGCCGTATGCCGTAGGTACCAGGCACGGCCTCATAGTCGAACCTGACCTCTTTCCGATTCTCAACTGCGGCCCGGGCATCGTTGTACTCCTGCCGTGCCGCATTGAGCTGCTTCTGCACTTCCTCCTGCTCGCGGCCAAGCCCGACCTGCCGGGCCATCGCCTTGGCCATCTCCTCGGCCATGAACGACAGTGCTTCGCGCCACGACTGAGCTGATATCCTGCCCTGTTGCAGCTCCTTGGCGATGAGCTCCGGCGTGCCAAGCTTGATTGACTTCAGGAATTCCACCTTGGCCTTGACAATGTCCTCTTCGTCCTTGAGCTTCTTTAGCTGGTCCTCAAGGTCCTTGACTTTCTGCTCCAGCTTCTTCACCGCCGGCGTCGGCTCGGCCAAGTAGCCTTTGCGAACCTGAACCTCGCCGACAACGAGTCCGGGCGCACTGATGCGGACTGTATTATCATCCAGCGCCCCCGGCAGACCTGTCAACACAAGTTCCCCTGCTCCGGAAACAGTGACCCGGGCTGTGCGCACGACCAACACCTGGTTCGGGTACACGATCACTGAATCCACGTTTGAACTTACGATTACGGCTATTACTGATAGAACTACCGCGACCATCGTTCCTCCTCTTCGCTTATCACCTAGCCGCTAACTCTTATCACTCCCCCACCCAGCACCATGTCACCTTGGTAGAACACCGCGGCCTGTCCCGGCGTCACTGCGAACTGTGGTTCCCTGAACCTCATCGTTGCACGCACTCCCGCGGGCTCAACAACCGCGAATCCGCCCTCGTGCTGGCTTCGTATCTTAGCCGCCACCTCAATACTACCAGATGGTTCACGGCCCGAAATCCAGTGCACCTGCTCCAGCTCAGCCACTTTAGACAGTGCTTCCTCGTAGATGCCAATCACGACTTCGTTAGTTTCCGGTCTCAGTCCTACTATGTACCTCCGCTCCCCAAACGCTATTCCCAGACCCTTACGCTGTCCCACCGTGTAATGTGCAACGCCCTTGTGCTCACCCAGTATCCGGCCTTGAGTATCCACGACTTTGCCCGGCCGGAAGAGCTCCGGGCTGCGCTGCTTCAGAAAACCGGCCCAGTCTTCTCCCGCCACGAAGCATACTTCCTGACTTTCTCGCTTCTCTGCCACCGGCAGTTTGCTCCGGTGGGCCAGTTCTCTCACCTCCCTTTTCGTGAGCTCGCCTAATGGCATCACCAGATGCGCCAACTGCTCCTGCGTCACCCGGTACAGGAAATACGACTGGTCCTTGGCCGGGTCCTTTCCCCGCAACAGCCGCCAGGTGTCGCCCTCATCCGCTTGGATGCGGGCGTAATGTCCTGTTGCCAGTTTTTCTGCTCCCAGTTCGATTGCCCGTCCCAATAGCAGTCGGAACTTCAGCCGCTCATTACACCTTATACACGGGTTGGGTGTCCTGCCAAGTGCATACTCACGGCAGAAGTCAGCAACTACCTCGCTCTCCATCTGCTGCCGGAAGTCAATCGTGTAGTGGGGAATGCCCAGCTTCACCGCCACCTTCTGCGCGTCCCGAACCGCCTGCCGGCCACAGCAGGACGGCACCCTTGCTTTCGGCCCGGCAGCACAGTCCACAAGCATCATTGTCACTCCGACCACCTCATGCCCCTGCTCTTTCAACAGCAACGCGGCGACCGAGGAGTCAACCCCGCCACTCATCGCCACAACAACACGCATGGGAGGACACCTTTTCCTGACGCCAAGCGCTGGGTGTGGAACGCGCTACCTATGGCCAGAAGCGTCGTCGCCTCACCCGCCTCTATCCGAGCGTAGTTCCTTCAACAGGGTTTCCCAGAGCTGACGGTGCGTCGTCTCGGGTATGGGCTGGCCCGGCTCGGTTCGGCAGCAGACGATAAGTCGTTCCATCTTCCACAGCATCCGGGCACAATCGGCGCAGGAGGTCACGTGCGCCATCAGCTCCTGGCGAGCCTCAACCGTGACTTCGCCATCCAGATACTCATTCACAAGAACAAACAGCTCTTCGCACTCCGGGCAGGAGTAAGTCTCCTTGTCTTTGTGCTTCATTGTCGCTCCGCTATAAATAGTCTGCCAGCTTATCGCGCAGGGCTAGACGACCTCGGTGCAACCGCGACTTCACCGCTGGCACCGATAGTTTTAGTATCTTACCTACCTCTTCATTGCTCAGGCCTTCAAGGTCGCGCAGCACGACCACCGAACGGTAGTCCGGTGGCAGGGAATCAACCGCATCCTTCAATGCTTGGCGCAGCTCCCGCTGCCGCATCATCTGCTCTGGGTTGTACTTGTAGTCCGGTATCTCAAGCGGCAGGTCGCCATCTTCCCCCACCGGCTCGTCCAGCGACATAACTACCGGTGACTTACGCTGGCGCAGTTTGGTCAAACTTGTATTCGTGGCGATGCGGTACAGCCAGGTAAAGAAACTCGACTGAAACTTGAATTTTCCAATAAAACGATAAGCACGAAGAAATGTGTCTTGCAGTGTCTCTCTTGCATCTTGCTCGTTACCCATGAGCCGGTAGATAACGTTGTACACCTTGCGTTCGTACCGTCGCACCAGCTCCTCGAAGGCCTCGGCGTTCCCGGCCTGGACCCGTCGCACCAGCTCATCGTCCGGGACTGGCAGCGCCTTGGGCGCAACCGCAATAGCCGAACCAGAACGGCGCTCGTTCTGTGTTGCAACCAGCTCTCGCTCTTCTTCTAACCTGCTCCCGCTTGCATCGTTAAGAGTAGAACCGGCGACAGGCGTTTTCTCAGTCAGCGTTTCGTCCTGTGGCACTCTGGCTAAGATACGCCCGGCCCGGAAATTGTCAACTAGGTGTGTCGCCCGGTCTTTCTGGTCAGTTGTAGCAGTGTACGGGCGTCCGCATCGCTCGGCCCCCCGGGACTCAGCCGCCACTGCCAGTTGCCGGATACCGTGGCTGGCCTGTTCATCCGGGCCTCGGAGCCAAGAGCGAGCACATCCTGAAGCGGAATGATCACGACGCGAGCGCGGGACTCAAGGCAGGCGCGCACAAGCTCGAGGCTGACCGTGGATGCGTCTGGTTCGTGCCCAAGGAATCGGGCGAGGTTTTTCCTCTCAATCTCTCTGGCGTCACACTCAAACCAGCCGCGTACGGTATTGTTGTCGTGGGTTCCGGTGTAGTAGAAGGTGTCGGGCGTCACTTTCGCCGGCAGGTGCGGGCTCCGTCTTGTGCCAAAACCGAAGAGCAGCACTTTCATTCCCGGTAGACCGAACTGTCGGCGGACGCGCTCGACCGCAGGCGTAATGTGGCCCAAATTTTCAGCAACGAATGGCATCGCGGGAAAGATACTCCTCACAGCGGAAAGGAGTTCGGTGGCCGGCGCCCGCACCCACCGACCGTGTACGGCAGTGGCGACCCGGGCCGGCACCCGCCAGTAAGCAACCAGTCCGCGAAAGTGGTCGAGGCGGACAATGTCATAGAGCAGGAGTGAGTGTCTGATTCGTCTGAGCCACCACCTAAACCTAGTGCGGCGATGCTCACTCCAGCAATAAACCGGGTTACCCCACAACTGGCCGGTCGGTGAAAAGTAGTCCGGTGGCACGCCGGCACTGAACCGGGGCCGGCCATGTTCGTATAGCTCGAACAGACGTTGGTTCGCCCAGACATCGCTTGAGTCGGCGTCAACGTATATCGGCAGGTCCCCGATGATCGCGATGCCCAGCCGGTTGCAGTAACGCTTGAGTGCAAGCCACTGAGTGAATACAAGGTACTGCTCAAATCTGACTCGGTCGAGCTCTTTGGAGAAGGCGCGGGACAGCTCGCCGAGTACAGCCGGGCTGCGTCGGCGCAGATGCGATGGCCAGTCGAACCAGGCCACGCCACCGAACTTCTGTTTGAGCACCTCATACAGGGCGTAGTCGTCAAGCCAGTACGCATGGCGGCGACAGAACCTGCGGTACGCCGTCATTCTATATGAACCAGGGTGCGCGACGCTCCTTGCCCACGCATTGTCGAGCAACTTTCTCTTCCAGGCCGCGACCCTGACATAATCCACCATGCCCGGCAAGAACAGGGGCTGCCGTGCTAGGTCGGCAAGGCGCACCAATTCTTGGCGCCGAAGCAGTTCCGGACTGACATAGAGTGGGCTCAGGGCAAACGACGAACGGCTGTGGTACGGTGAATTGCCATGAAACGGGTCGGTCGGATTCAAGGGCAGAACCTGCCAGAACCGCTGGCCAGCCGAGACGAGCCAGTCGGCAAAACGGTAAGCAGCAGGCCCGAAGTCACCGATACCGTGGTCCTTGGCCTGAGGTTTGGTGGGAGGGAGCGAAAACAGCGGAAGCAGGATACCCGAGCACATCATGTGCTTCACGCTTTATGTCCTTGGCCTGGTAGCGAACCGGCGGTAGATGTCAGCGCCGGTACCAAATTCGGAAATGTTGCTTCGGGCCTGGCCGAGAATATGCAAGTACTCGGGTTCAAGGTCAAGCCCGCACAACTGCCGACACAGCTCAATTGCCCGGCACGCACACCGTATCACTTGGATTGCCGTCAATTCGGACAGGTCGTCGAAAAACCAGCCGTCTGAAGACAGTGCGAGCATCATAAAACGCTGCATCTCCAATAGACCAACGGCAGGGAAATGCGAGCCGTCGCCGCGGACGTGGTTGGTCAGGAAACATTCGAGTCGCGACCGGTCAAGCAGAACTTCGATATAGTCATCGCGCGCCTGCCACGGGTCGAAGAAAAACCGGCCAGCTTCGCACTCATATACCTCAGCCAATCGGTCGCGGAGCATTTCCATCGCCTCGCGCAGCGGCGCTCGCCAAGCCTGGTTCCAGTTTGGATGTCCACCGGTCGAGCACCCGCAGTCCTTCCGCCACCGCTCGACTCCGTGCGGACAGCTCCAGGATGTATTCTCACTAATCAGCACCTCGTGTCGGGGCGGGCAGAAATCAAGAAACTCGGCCGGGACAGTAAGCGGCACACCCGATGAACCAAGCTTGGAAAAACACGCGGCAAGCGCCATCTCACCGAACTTATGGTGGTGACCGTAGGTTTCGCCGTCCGTAGCAACAAGCAAAAGGCGGGGCTCTGAAGCATGTGTACGGGACTCAGCCACCAGCCGGTCGGCAAGCACGCGACCGTCCTTGAGCAGTCCACCAAAGGCCACGTCGCGCGCAACCGCCGCATCGTAAAAGAAGACACAGATACTACTGCCGGACTCGAGCCGTACAAGATATGGCAGACCGCTATCAAGGCTCGAGGCGTCAACGTGCTGCCACCTACTGTGTGCAAGCAACCGGACTGCCCTTGCCTGGTGCGGACTAAGAATCGTGAATCTGATGCCGAGTCCGGCCAGGATTTCTAGAGTCTTATAGTCAACCGCGGTTTCGGCCAGCCAGATGCCTTCGGGCTTGCGGCCGAACCGATACTCAAAATCCCGAATTCCCCACACAGCCTGCGTGCGCCGGTCTCGATCGGAATCAAGCGGCGCAATCGTATGGTTGTACATCTGCGCGATGGCTTGACCATGGCCCGAGAAATGAGCCTGGCCTACCCTGTCAGCGGCAAGCACCGCCCGGTAGGTATCAGGTGCATGGCGTTCCATCCAACCAAGCAAGGTCGGACCAAAATCGAAGCTTAGACGCTCGTAGTTATTGACTTCAGCTACAACGCTCGCACCCGGGCCCATGAGTCGCGCCCGAGCATTGGGCGCGTAGCACTCAGCCGTGACCCGCTCGTTCCAGTCGTGATACGGCAGAGCCGAATCTTCTCTTGCGACATCGCCGCTCCACGGGTTCTCCCGGGCCGGCTGATAGAAGTGGCCGTGGATGCAGATATAGCGCACTGAGCTTCACACCCGACGGTCTGCACCGGGTCCGGGTTTGAATACCACCATCGCCAGTGGCGGCAGCGTGAGGCTGACAGATTGTGCAAATCCGTGCATCGGCACCGGCTCGGACTCGACCCGGCCGAGATTACCCAACCCTGAACCGCCATATTCGCGGGCATCGGTGTTTAGGAGTTCCTGCCATGCTCCGGCCCGCGGCACACCGATGCGATAGTCGTGCCTCGGCACGGGGGTGAAATTGGCGGCAGCAAGCAACTCCGAGGATCCTTGGCTGCGGCGCAGAAAGGAAACGACACTTGCCGCCGCGTCCTGACAGTCAACCCAGCGAAAGCCGTCCGGTTCGTTGTCCAGTTGGTACAGTGCTGGCTCGACGCGGTACAACCGGTTCAGGTCGCGTACAAGCAGAGCAACACCCCGGTGTGGCTGGTGTTCAAACAGCTCCCATTGCAGTCCCGCGTCGTGATTCCACTCCTGCCGTTGCCCAAACTCACCTCCCATGAAAAGAAGTTTCTTGCCCGGATGCAGATACTGATAGGCAAGGAGCAGTCGCAGGTTGGCGAACTTCTGCCACTCATCGCCCGGCATCTTCGCCAGCAACGAACCCTTGCCGTGTACTACCTCGTCATGAGATAAGGGCAGAACAAAGTTTTCAGCAAAGGCATACAGCATTGAGAACGTAAGACGACCGTGATGATACTTGCGATAAACCGGGTCACGGGAAAGATAATCCAGCGTGTCGTGCATCCAGCCCATATTCCACTTGAATCCGAACCCGAGCCCGCCGCTATCAACCGGCCGCGAAACTAGTGGCCAGGCGGTTGACTCCTCGGCAAACGTCTGGATGCCGGGATGATACCGATAACCAATGGTGTTGAAAGTCCTGATGAATTCGATTGCCTCGAGGTTCTCTCTGCCGCCTTCCCGGTTTGGCACCCACTCGCCCGGCTTGCGCGAGTAATCTAGATAGAGCATCGAGGCTACTGCATCCACCCGCAGACCATCAGCATGGTACTTGTCAAGCCAGAACAGAGCGCTTGACACGAGAAAAGAGCGCACTTCGTTGCGGCCATAGTTGAAAATCAGTGAGTGCCAATCCGGGTGCCGCCCCTGCCGTGGGTCCTCGTGCTCATACAAACAGGTGCCATCAAACCATGCAAGCCCGTGCGCGTCGTCCGGGAAATGTGCGGGTGACCAGTCAAGGATGACGCCAATGCCAGCCTGATGCAGGTGGTCTATCAAGTACATCAGGTCCTGAGGCACCCCAAACCTTGCGGTCGGAGCGAAGTAACCAAGGGTCTGATAACCCCACGAGCCGTAGTAAGGATGTTCCATCACCGGCAGGAATTCCACGTGGGTAAAGCCCTGTTCCTTGACATAAGGCACAAGTTCATCTGCCAAGTTGCGCCAGGTCAAACTTTGACCGTTCTTTCTGCGCCAAGAACCGGCGTGGACCTCGTAAATTGAAACCGGCGAATGGTGCCAGTCTGACTTGCCCCGGTGTTTCAGCCACTCGGTGTCATGCCACTCGTAGTTGAGGTTCCACAAACGGGAAGCGGTGCCGGGCGGTGTCTCGCAGTAGAACGCGAACGGATCGGCTTTGTCGAACTGGCGTCCATCCCTTGTCGTTATCCGAAACTTGTATCTCACACCAGCGAGTGCCGTCCCCGGTACTCGGCACACTGCGTCCTCACTTTGTTGCCCTGAGCTCCCTGAGAAGACAAAGCCTTCCCAGATGCCAGAACCGTCCCATCGCACTGCTAGCGGATGTGAATCCGGATTCCAATCGTTGAAGTCACCAATGACCGACACCGCCTTTGCATTCGGCGCCCACACCGCAAACAGTA
This window harbors:
- the mscL gene encoding large-conductance mechanosensitive channel protein MscL, which produces MLKEFKEFVLRGSVMDMAVGIIIGAAFGTIVKSLVDDVLMPPIGLLLGKVDFSNLYILLKEGATPGPYPALADARAAGAVTMNLGLFINTIISFIIIAFCVFLLVKGMNRLRRQPVPAPANTKECPHCATAIPIAAKRCPHCTSQLG
- a CDS encoding M28 family peptidase; its protein translation is MRIRVGLFLCLFVALTSASSWLVRLDLQPGRSATDVSRAGVPVLFVGSGYCLCQADNGVLQQLRQAGFGVTVLDTEPESKSYVYVMTAAGFDRKALEPFGAILTEDELGVLLRTTEDAVLGLNTLPVELCGIGMEPVVLRNDRRVPEPMPVLDSLIRELVSRVSAETSEQTLVRLRQFRTRYSTTDSCRRAIAWVRSRFADYGCDSTWLDTFRSNYAPNVIGMKLGRMNPRQLYVICGHVDCTSESPNTLAPGSDDNASGANAVLEACRVFQGIEFERTVLFIGFSGEEQGLVGSDSFVRRSRDRGDSIALAINFDMVSYGLVDSLLIVYTSMLPQTEQFAEFFVAQADTFTDLKCRKYLLNDPASDHYSFWKYGYLAIRGRYRDRTPMYHTTGDTIGPFHYVNCGTNNMPLHVELIRALVATVAKLAGAHVPVGIEEGYKPQATRYKSGPSIVRGVLRMVGGRQNTGYRAELLDIAGRKIMELRIGPNDVSGLSPGVYFVRGRQAQAVRKVVVTR
- the trmFO gene encoding methylenetetrahydrofolate--tRNA-(uracil(54)-C(5))-methyltransferase (FADH(2)-oxidizing) TrmFO; amino-acid sequence: MGGASSVLVIGAGLAGCEAALQCVRHGVPVRLCEMRPEKMTEAHQTGDVAELVCSNSLKSDEPQNAHGLLKAELRILGSALLECAERARIPGGKALVVDRKRFSAEVQAALDQAGVEVVREEVTALPEATILKPEGRDTLPLARSDRDIIVIATGPLTSQSMVDALTALLGSEQLFFYDAIAPIVAVESLDMSRVFAGSRHGASEDYLNCPMSEDEYNQFIDALITAELHPVRAWDTVPAPVVTGSGAQSKLSDNSVMSQLIFFEGCLPIEEMARRGRMAPAFGPMKPVGLTDPRTGRQPFAVVQLRRENADGTMYNLVGFQTRLRHGEQARVFRMIPGLEKAEFLRYGSMHRNTYLDGPKVLLPTLQTRSRLDLFITGQLTGIEGYVESIGAGLVAGVNAARLAQGREPVGLPKETMMGSLLQYVAGETGPKGCSMTEVGGIAPRFQPMNANFGLLPPLKSRARGREKKRLLAERALGAVQSFAARIGFDFGRGQT
- a CDS encoding DUF3795 domain-containing protein → MAEMIAYCGIDCGVCPALIATMKNDNELRKKTAAEWSRSFGHDFKPEEINCTGCLTNGAHVYYCDAMCDIRKCAKRKKVPNCGYCAAYSCEKLDGFLKNVPAARKRLATVRAERK
- a CDS encoding mucoidy inhibitor MuiA family protein codes for the protein MVAVVLSVIAVIVSSNVDSVIVYPNQVLVVRTARVTVSGAGELVLTGLPGALDDNTVRISAPGLVVGEVQVRKGYLAEPTPAVKKLEQKVKDLEDQLKKLKDEEDIVKAKVEFLKSIKLGTPELIAKELQQGRISAQSWREALSFMAEEMAKAMARQVGLGREQEEVQKQLNAARQEYNDARAAVENRKEVRFDYEAVPGTYGIRLSYAVSYGASWVPYYELRARPDQDKVGLAYFCKLSQKTGEDWDQVRVVLSTSRPEFGIIAPEPEPWYLSLVEVRRLGAETGMMAETMLAPGAAMKAEAQERSYDEVAAVGTGISLQYVIPGRVSLKSGEAPKKLLLREAGLTADYGYYCLPRTRPQAFLQGRIVNTTPFVFLAGEASTYVGDEYTGSSYLSPIAPGETTEVSFGVDERVKVTRELVKSFKSRGGLFAKTEKAQFSYKTMVENYLPKTIKIELVEQVPVSQQSEVKVNVTKVEPKFLAQNADKGTYTWKPELESKGRFVVDLEFTVEYPAGRRVQGLY